The following coding sequences are from one Arthrobacter sp. 24S4-2 window:
- a CDS encoding NADP-dependent oxidoreductase, which yields MKAVQFHSIGGPEVLQYGEIPQPVPGPGQVRLRVAASAFNAADNGMRAGFLPIPIKLPHIPGYDVSGTVDAIGEGVTGTAIGDSVIAFLPMERDGGAAESVIAPAESVVLAPTSIPLADAAALPSVALTAWQALFDAGELTAGQRVLIIGAGGVVGKYAIQLAGRAGVHVIATASPRSIDAVRAAGADQVIDRTATEPSRRSMDRWISC from the coding sequence ATGAAGGCAGTGCAGTTCCACAGCATCGGCGGGCCAGAGGTCCTGCAGTACGGCGAGATCCCCCAGCCGGTTCCCGGCCCCGGGCAGGTGCGGCTCCGCGTCGCGGCGTCGGCGTTCAACGCGGCGGACAACGGTATGCGGGCAGGGTTCCTGCCGATCCCTATCAAGCTCCCGCACATCCCCGGCTACGACGTCTCCGGAACCGTCGACGCGATCGGCGAGGGAGTCACCGGAACGGCCATCGGCGACTCGGTGATCGCGTTCCTCCCCATGGAACGCGACGGCGGCGCGGCGGAGTCCGTCATCGCGCCCGCGGAGTCCGTGGTGCTCGCGCCCACGAGCATCCCCTTGGCAGACGCGGCGGCGCTGCCGTCCGTGGCGTTAACCGCGTGGCAGGCGCTCTTCGACGCCGGGGAGCTCACCGCCGGGCAACGGGTGCTGATCATCGGCGCCGGCGGTGTCGTGGGGAAGTACGCCATCCAGCTCGCCGGGCGCGCCGGGGTCCACGTCATCGCGACAGCCAGTCCACGCAGCATCGACGCCGTACGCGCCGCCGGGGCCGACCAGGTCATCGATCGCACCGCCACCGAACCCTCGAGGCGATCGATGGACAGGTGGATCTCCTGCTGA
- a CDS encoding MarR family winged helix-turn-helix transcriptional regulator, whose translation MTETTPASLTPTQLAAYFAFTEVSGLLRPAVERQLRDVGGLSYVQFQLLARLGDAPDGNQRMTDLADGVVYSRSGLTYQAQLLEQRGLITRSPSPEDERSTVVAITPVGRDVLTAVFPGHINTVHQLLFAPISDGDADDLARILGCVNAHLRAAPPRSANRRRSK comes from the coding sequence ATGACTGAGACGACGCCCGCCTCCCTAACACCCACCCAACTCGCCGCGTACTTCGCCTTCACCGAGGTCAGCGGCCTCCTCCGGCCGGCGGTCGAGCGACAGCTCCGTGACGTAGGCGGCCTGAGCTACGTGCAGTTCCAGCTCCTGGCGCGCCTGGGCGACGCGCCGGACGGGAATCAGCGCATGACTGACCTGGCCGACGGCGTGGTCTACAGCCGCAGCGGCCTGACCTACCAGGCACAGCTCCTTGAGCAGCGCGGTCTCATCACGCGTTCACCGTCACCGGAGGACGAGCGCAGCACCGTCGTTGCAATCACCCCCGTCGGCCGAGACGTCCTCACGGCCGTATTCCCAGGCCACATCAACACCGTCCATCAATTGCTGTTCGCCCCCATCAGCGACGGCGACGCCGACGACCTCGCGCGGATTCTCGGATGTGTCAACGCACACCTCCGCGCAGCACCACCACGCTCAGCGAACCGCCGCCGGAGCAAGTGA
- a CDS encoding multicopper oxidase family protein: MSDVSRRTFVGAGLLAGIGLGVGIPYSLGAGGSTSTGNLLPSRLPLPALFTSPFRTPPVLYPVRSDADADYYDISQTRADVSILPGTKTEIWGYNGIFPGPTIVSRRGRSAVVTHANNLPVPTVVHLHGGRTPHDSDGYPTDFIYPGDMSYMNQHMDMHGQGMGPSMAGDTTVGQRSYHYPLDQRAAMLWYHDHRMDFTGPSVWRGLAGFHLVRDDEEDALGLPAGARELPVMITDRSFGATGDFLYPSIDPTLMTTPGVTGSFVAGVLGDVMLVNGTPWPVAKVDGAKYRLRILNACNARRLNLRIDPQPDGGMTQIGTDGGLLAAPIRHEHFDLAPAQRVDIVVDFAGYKPGTAVTLLNDFGEGNMSQIMRFIVGPKSHDTFTVPDRLSTIEPITAADAVATRTFRFQSGDVGHTKGWLIDGQPFSSDNISAAVKLGTVEIWRLIADFHHPVHLHLNPFQVLSRGIGGPGAFDAGWKDTIDLRPAEEAAIAIRFDGYAGKYVFHCHNLEHEDMAMMANFMTR; the protein is encoded by the coding sequence ATGAGCGATGTGAGCCGGCGGACGTTCGTCGGGGCAGGCCTGCTGGCAGGCATCGGCCTGGGCGTCGGGATTCCCTACAGCCTCGGGGCCGGCGGCTCCACCTCAACCGGGAACCTTCTGCCCAGCCGGCTCCCGCTCCCCGCCCTGTTCACATCACCGTTCCGTACTCCGCCGGTGCTGTACCCCGTACGCAGCGATGCCGACGCGGACTACTACGACATCAGTCAAACCCGGGCGGACGTTTCGATCCTGCCCGGCACCAAGACAGAGATCTGGGGCTACAACGGGATCTTCCCCGGCCCAACCATCGTGTCCCGGCGTGGCCGCTCCGCCGTCGTCACTCACGCCAACAACCTTCCCGTGCCCACGGTCGTGCACCTCCACGGTGGACGCACCCCTCATGACAGCGACGGCTATCCGACGGACTTCATCTATCCGGGCGACATGTCCTACATGAACCAGCACATGGACATGCACGGGCAGGGCATGGGCCCATCGATGGCAGGAGACACCACCGTCGGCCAACGCAGTTACCACTATCCGCTCGACCAGCGCGCAGCAATGCTCTGGTACCACGACCACCGGATGGACTTCACCGGCCCGAGCGTCTGGCGCGGCCTCGCCGGGTTCCATCTCGTGCGCGACGACGAAGAAGACGCCCTCGGCCTGCCGGCCGGTGCGCGGGAACTGCCGGTCATGATCACCGACCGCAGCTTCGGCGCCACAGGGGACTTCCTCTACCCCAGCATCGATCCCACCCTCATGACGACGCCGGGCGTCACAGGCTCTTTCGTCGCCGGCGTCCTCGGAGACGTGATGCTCGTCAACGGCACGCCCTGGCCGGTCGCGAAGGTCGACGGCGCGAAGTACCGTCTCCGCATCCTCAACGCCTGCAACGCCAGAAGGCTCAACCTCCGCATCGACCCCCAACCAGACGGGGGAATGACACAAATCGGCACGGACGGGGGCCTCCTCGCCGCGCCCATCCGTCACGAACACTTCGACCTCGCACCCGCACAACGCGTGGACATCGTCGTCGACTTCGCCGGCTACAAACCCGGAACCGCCGTCACCCTGCTCAACGACTTCGGCGAGGGCAACATGTCACAGATCATGAGATTCATCGTCGGGCCAAAGAGCCACGACACATTCACGGTTCCCGACCGGCTCTCGACCATCGAGCCGATCACCGCCGCTGACGCCGTCGCCACGCGGACCTTCCGTTTCCAGTCCGGCGACGTCGGCCACACCAAGGGATGGCTCATCGACGGCCAGCCGTTCAGCTCCGACAACATCTCCGCAGCCGTAAAGCTCGGCACCGTTGAGATCTGGCGGCTGATCGCCGACTTCCACCACCCCGTCCACCTGCACCTCAACCCCTTCCAGGTGCTCTCCCGCGGAATCGGTGGCCCTGGAGCCTTCGACGCCGGCTGGAAGGACACCATCGACCTCCGCCCCGCCGAAGAAGCCGCCATCGCGATCCGCTTCGACGGCTACGCCGGAAAATACGTCTTCCACTGCCACAATCTCGAACACGAAGACATGGCAATGATGGCCAACTTCATGACCCGATAA
- a CDS encoding phosphotransferase — protein MVMAAMHVQVEAWCLRVLGHGILTSLRSDAGGQMSYLFRFDSDDRGPCAVKVRPESARRISRCLQLQSTAVNSGFPCARPMTGVDKLDPGMVVSAESWRPGGEMNTDGDLAFARRSASLLADLAAILEKESPAGLGAPPPWMHWNPPTGRLWPPNPVVDAMDQDRVPEHVTAIARAVSERLANSSLPLVVGHGDWESQNLRWDGVSPWAVHDWDSLVALPAAAIVGAASGAFASTSVPTLASLEASDEFIHSYEQARGQLFTAEEHEVAWAASLWPALHNARGESLFQSPPTALQALTEQAPQRLQRAGVR, from the coding sequence ATGGTGATGGCTGCAATGCACGTTCAGGTTGAGGCATGGTGCCTACGCGTGTTGGGACACGGCATACTCACTTCGTTGCGGTCCGACGCTGGCGGCCAGATGTCATATCTGTTCCGTTTCGATTCCGACGACCGGGGACCCTGTGCGGTGAAAGTCCGGCCAGAATCCGCGCGTAGAATCAGCCGATGTCTTCAACTGCAGTCGACCGCAGTTAATTCCGGGTTTCCTTGTGCCCGTCCCATGACAGGCGTCGACAAGCTTGATCCCGGGATGGTGGTCAGCGCAGAATCCTGGCGTCCAGGCGGTGAGATGAACACGGACGGAGACTTGGCCTTCGCCCGTCGATCGGCTTCACTCCTGGCGGACCTGGCAGCAATCCTCGAAAAGGAGTCTCCGGCCGGCCTTGGCGCGCCTCCACCATGGATGCATTGGAACCCACCGACCGGTCGCTTGTGGCCGCCAAATCCAGTCGTGGACGCCATGGACCAAGACCGAGTACCCGAGCACGTGACCGCAATTGCCCGTGCCGTTTCCGAACGGCTCGCCAACTCGTCGCTACCGCTGGTTGTTGGCCATGGAGACTGGGAGAGCCAGAATCTTCGATGGGACGGTGTCAGCCCCTGGGCGGTCCACGACTGGGACAGCCTCGTGGCCCTCCCAGCCGCGGCAATTGTCGGGGCAGCATCGGGAGCCTTCGCAAGCACCAGCGTCCCGACACTTGCCTCCTTAGAAGCTTCGGATGAATTCATCCATAGCTATGAACAGGCAAGAGGCCAGCTGTTCACCGCTGAAGAGCACGAAGTTGCCTGGGCTGCCAGCCTCTGGCCAGCGCTCCACAATGCCAGGGGTGAAAGCCTCTTCCAATCACCGCCCACTGCACTGCAGGCACTCACCGAGCAAGCACCCCAAAGACTCCAGCGCGCCGGCGTCCGGTAA
- a CDS encoding AarF/ABC1/UbiB kinase family protein: protein MDPERLILITGMIGLLALTMMLLALLSRRILGVRIGAGRTVMALIVAVGRSSFSNPKSSGRPRTADSPTSASSSVSPCSPRFCSWSSLNSSSPRSAPPPHTWLAGLRAGSQRGARYSRILRIGAKHGLFPLRSSHGPDVNATRARSLRLALEEAGATFVKFGQMLSTRPDLLPPEYITELSRLQQHVAPVPWDQVRQILEEDAGRPVAEVFADFDEIPLAAASIGQVHRATLHDGSRVAVKVQRPNIRHKVSLDLDIAVRIGRKLEKSTAFGRSLGTEALALGFAENLREELDYEQEARNIIALRTAVARHPEDVRVVIPFHVPELCTSRVLVMEMLDGRTFSDPATARSMETGTRTTYAARLMRSLLRQIMIDGTFHADPHPGNIIVLTDGRLGLVDFGSVGRLDHDLRTSIRQVVLAIDRADAGLLVNALFEVVIRPDEIDVPVLKRTLSQFMGTSLQPGVPLDLKVINELVRILARFDLAIPRPSPAPSAP from the coding sequence ATGGATCCAGAACGACTCATCTTGATCACCGGAATGATCGGGCTACTGGCGTTGACCATGATGCTGCTGGCACTCCTGTCCCGGCGGATCCTGGGCGTACGCATCGGGGCGGGCCGCACCGTCATGGCCCTCATCGTGGCAGTCGGGCGGAGTTCCTTTTCGAATCCCAAATCCTCTGGCAGACCCCGAACCGCGGACTCGCCTACATCAGCATCCAGTTCGGTATCGCCCTGTTCGCCGCGTTTTTGTTCCTGGTCGTCGCTGAACTCATCGTCCCCGCGGAGTGCTCCCCCGCCCCACACCTGGCTGGCAGGCCTGCGGGCCGGATCCCAGCGAGGGGCCCGTTACTCCCGGATCCTGCGCATCGGCGCAAAGCACGGACTCTTCCCGCTCCGGTCCTCACACGGCCCGGACGTCAACGCCACCCGGGCAAGATCCCTGCGCCTGGCCCTCGAGGAGGCAGGTGCCACGTTCGTGAAGTTCGGCCAAATGCTCTCCACCCGGCCGGACCTGCTGCCTCCGGAATACATCACCGAACTCTCCCGGCTCCAACAACACGTGGCACCGGTGCCCTGGGACCAGGTACGCCAAATCCTCGAAGAAGACGCCGGCCGTCCAGTCGCCGAAGTCTTCGCCGACTTCGACGAAATACCCCTGGCGGCAGCGTCGATCGGGCAGGTCCACCGGGCCACCCTCCACGACGGATCAAGGGTCGCCGTCAAAGTCCAGCGACCCAACATCCGGCACAAAGTGTCCCTTGACCTGGACATCGCCGTGCGGATCGGGAGAAAGCTCGAAAAATCCACGGCCTTCGGCAGATCCCTGGGTACCGAGGCACTGGCCCTCGGCTTCGCGGAAAACCTCCGGGAAGAACTGGACTACGAGCAGGAGGCACGCAACATCATCGCCCTCCGCACCGCCGTCGCCAGGCACCCGGAGGACGTGCGGGTCGTCATACCATTCCATGTCCCTGAGCTCTGCACATCCCGGGTGCTCGTCATGGAAATGCTGGACGGACGAACCTTCAGCGACCCCGCAACGGCCCGCTCCATGGAGACCGGCACCCGGACAACATACGCCGCCCGGCTGATGCGCAGCCTCCTGCGGCAAATCATGATCGACGGGACATTCCACGCGGACCCGCACCCGGGAAACATCATCGTCCTCACCGACGGCCGGCTGGGCCTGGTTGACTTCGGCTCCGTAGGCAGGCTGGACCACGACCTCCGGACCAGCATCCGACAAGTCGTACTCGCCATCGACCGGGCCGACGCAGGACTCCTCGTCAACGCCCTCTTCGAAGTCGTTATCCGCCCCGACGAGATCGACGTACCCGTCCTCAAACGCACCCTCAGCCAGTTCATGGGCACGTCCCTCCAGCCCGGTGTCCCACTGGACCTGAAAGTCATCAACGAACTCGTACGCATCCTCGCCAGATTCGACCTCGCCATCCCCCGGCCCTCGCCGGCGCCTTCCGCGCCATAG
- a CDS encoding helix-turn-helix transcriptional regulator: MKWNLRLAAANRGIWKASELKRMLAERGLVISAGKMSGLWSGQPNTVRLDELDVICAVLGCGVEDLLLPDADSVPAPTPASTERTLAVGQDHAVKPRARTGRSLPPR, translated from the coding sequence ATGAAGTGGAATCTCCGGCTGGCCGCGGCAAATCGCGGAATCTGGAAGGCCAGCGAGCTCAAGCGGATGCTCGCCGAGCGCGGCCTCGTGATCAGCGCCGGGAAGATGTCAGGGCTGTGGTCCGGCCAGCCAAACACGGTCCGTCTCGACGAGCTCGATGTGATCTGCGCGGTGCTCGGCTGCGGCGTCGAGGATCTGCTCCTGCCCGACGCCGACTCGGTGCCCGCGCCGACGCCGGCGAGCACCGAGCGCACCCTCGCTGTCGGCCAGGACCACGCAGTCAAACCGCGCGCCCGCACCGGGCGGTCGCTGCCCCCGCGGTGA
- a CDS encoding MarR family winged helix-turn-helix transcriptional regulator → MQKPPGVKLRLGLLLRQSHGRAAGALNAALSTLGLTGRHFGVMTLLDRDGISTQRDLIVETGSDKAGMTRTVEDLEKLGYLSRTQSTVDKRVSNLTLTKDGRAAFNTARRLAGATAEELFAAFTQAELEMLESLLARFTQGTGPEDGRLHAAD, encoded by the coding sequence ATGCAGAAGCCCCCCGGAGTGAAACTGAGACTGGGCCTGCTGCTGCGCCAATCACACGGACGCGCTGCCGGCGCCCTCAACGCTGCCCTCTCGACGCTGGGTCTGACGGGCCGCCACTTCGGAGTGATGACGTTGCTGGACCGTGATGGGATTTCCACCCAGCGGGATCTGATCGTGGAGACCGGGAGCGACAAGGCGGGCATGACCCGGACGGTCGAAGACCTCGAGAAGCTCGGATACCTGTCCCGCACACAGTCCACGGTCGACAAACGCGTATCCAATCTGACACTGACGAAAGACGGACGAGCCGCCTTCAACACCGCCAGGCGGCTCGCCGGTGCAACCGCGGAAGAACTCTTCGCGGCATTCACCCAGGCCGAACTCGAGATGCTCGAGTCGCTGTTGGCCCGGTTTACTCAGGGAACCGGGCCGGAGGACGGGCGGCTCCACGCAGCGGACTGA
- a CDS encoding class I SAM-dependent methyltransferase produces the protein MHVEDRERIGRWASSIDGQLIDAGCGPGHWTDFLYQRGASVQGIDLVPEFIESARVRFPEVPFRVASFRNLDVPDGTVHGVLAWYSLIHVPPDELSSVLREISRALTQGGQLLVGFFDGSPGDSFPHAVTTAYYWSPSRWGTF, from the coding sequence ATGCACGTAGAGGATCGGGAACGCATCGGACGTTGGGCATCAAGTATTGACGGCCAACTGATTGATGCCGGGTGTGGACCCGGTCATTGGACCGACTTCCTGTATCAACGCGGGGCGTCTGTGCAAGGAATCGATCTCGTTCCCGAATTCATTGAGAGCGCCCGCGTACGCTTTCCTGAAGTGCCTTTTCGCGTTGCATCGTTCCGTAATCTAGACGTACCAGATGGAACAGTGCATGGTGTGCTGGCCTGGTACTCCCTCATACACGTGCCACCGGACGAGTTGTCCTCGGTGCTCAGGGAGATCTCTCGCGCCCTTACCCAGGGCGGGCAATTACTCGTTGGATTCTTCGATGGGTCTCCGGGCGATTCTTTCCCGCACGCTGTTACAACGGCGTACTACTGGTCCCCGAGCAGATGGGGGACCTTCTGA
- a CDS encoding helix-turn-helix domain-containing protein, producing the protein MTGQGGTSSTPGNSGGTNGRIGDLFDAACPTRLLLDRVGSKWTVMVVLLLAEDELRFGELRRRMPGVSQKMLTRALRQLEDDGLAHRRVEPVSPPAVHYSLTARGTTLVAPLQGLKRWAEENMSNVEESWMHSLPS; encoded by the coding sequence GTGACTGGACAAGGAGGCACTTCGAGCACCCCAGGGAACTCCGGGGGAACCAATGGCCGTATAGGCGACCTGTTCGACGCTGCCTGCCCGACGAGGCTGCTGCTGGATCGTGTCGGATCAAAGTGGACGGTGATGGTGGTGCTGCTCCTCGCTGAGGACGAGCTGCGATTCGGCGAACTCCGTCGCCGCATGCCCGGTGTGTCGCAAAAGATGCTCACACGGGCCCTTCGTCAGCTCGAAGATGACGGCCTCGCGCACCGTAGGGTCGAACCTGTCAGCCCACCCGCCGTGCACTACTCCCTCACCGCCCGCGGCACCACCCTCGTCGCACCGCTTCAGGGACTTAAACGGTGGGCGGAGGAGAACATGAGCAATGTCGAAGAGTCTTGGATGCACTCGTTACCGTCGTAG
- a CDS encoding tyrosine-type recombinase/integrase: protein MTLALVRDLREHQRLMTEEEIADFETDLLAEFVLARASAGLVDSTIRNDTNHLELIRAWFGRPLWEMQPADADAYFGKVLRDARPATRTGRAGALSVFFEFLELRHKVELHGLTGRVIECPLDEMNRPRASTDPQLRVPPTEPEIDRLFAGWREELVSCRKFGPAARNYAVARLAADVGLRINEARMLDLDDVWGHFDADDARPGAPLFPSERKNGDGSCARATADVFRRSLAEATDAHLPAWSGKLTPHVLRHYCASQLYRSGMTLFAIQELLGHTWTGTTARYVHVHRSHVEEAWLRGHERATDRWKGLTS, encoded by the coding sequence GTGACTCTGGCACTTGTGCGTGATCTTCGTGAACATCAGCGGTTGATGACTGAAGAAGAAATCGCAGACTTCGAGACCGACCTGCTCGCCGAGTTCGTGCTGGCTCGTGCCTCGGCGGGATTGGTCGACAGCACCATCCGCAACGACACCAACCATCTCGAGCTGATCAGGGCTTGGTTCGGCCGGCCTCTTTGGGAGATGCAGCCTGCCGATGCCGATGCCTATTTCGGCAAGGTACTGCGTGATGCCAGGCCAGCAACTCGGACCGGTCGGGCGGGCGCGCTGTCAGTGTTCTTCGAGTTCCTCGAGCTCCGCCACAAAGTCGAGCTGCACGGCCTTACTGGACGTGTCATCGAATGCCCGTTGGATGAGATGAACCGCCCGCGTGCCTCAACGGACCCGCAGTTGCGGGTGCCGCCCACCGAACCCGAGATCGACCGGTTGTTCGCCGGGTGGCGGGAGGAATTGGTCTCCTGCCGGAAGTTCGGTCCGGCTGCCCGCAACTATGCGGTGGCTCGGCTGGCTGCCGATGTGGGGCTGCGGATCAACGAGGCCCGCATGCTCGACCTCGATGACGTGTGGGGCCACTTCGACGCCGACGATGCTCGCCCTGGTGCCCCACTGTTTCCGTCCGAGCGCAAGAATGGCGATGGGTCGTGCGCTCGTGCGACCGCGGACGTGTTCCGGCGCTCACTGGCCGAAGCCACGGACGCGCACCTGCCTGCCTGGTCCGGCAAGCTCACCCCGCACGTGCTGCGGCATTACTGCGCATCCCAGCTCTACCGTTCCGGGATGACGCTGTTCGCGATTCAGGAGCTGCTGGGCCATACGTGGACCGGAACGACGGCCCGGTACGTCCATGTCCACCGTTCTCACGTTGAAGAGGCCTGGCTGCGCGGCCACGAGCGCGCCACCGACCGTTGGAAGGGATTGACCTCATGA
- a CDS encoding IS110 family transposase codes for MTNTSIVALSHPFVVGVDTHARNHVYAILDATNGAMLDKQAFPTSAAGINRAIKWVARRTNADADTLWVVEGAASYGAILAGTVATHGFPVAEAPRMDAKSNRGVGKSDALDAQRMAMAVLPLPVEKLRRPRLNDGIRQGLRILVTARESISKDRTRSINALNALVRSNDVGTDARKKLTPAQIEEISRWREREEELALSIARAEAIRLTKHILNLEEQLKSNEKQLDELVKVSEAAPLLEEKGFKAVTAAKCLVAWSHEGRVRSEAAFACLAGVSPIPASSGNTVRHRLNRGGDRRLNSALHMAAITRMTYDAETCDYAEKRRTEGKTDKEIRRCIKRYLARRVFRILNATAQAQKVQEAA; via the coding sequence GTGACCAACACGTCTATCGTCGCGCTTTCTCACCCGTTTGTCGTGGGTGTCGACACCCACGCCCGAAACCACGTCTACGCCATTCTCGACGCCACCAACGGCGCCATGCTGGATAAGCAGGCATTCCCCACCAGCGCAGCCGGGATCAACCGAGCCATCAAATGGGTCGCACGCCGCACCAACGCCGACGCAGACACCCTCTGGGTGGTCGAAGGCGCCGCCTCCTACGGCGCGATCCTCGCCGGCACCGTGGCCACCCATGGATTCCCCGTTGCCGAGGCTCCTCGCATGGATGCCAAGAGCAACCGCGGGGTCGGTAAGTCCGATGCCCTGGATGCCCAGCGCATGGCCATGGCCGTGCTGCCTTTACCGGTGGAGAAGCTGCGTCGTCCCCGCTTGAATGACGGGATCCGCCAGGGCTTGCGGATCCTAGTGACCGCTCGTGAATCCATAAGCAAGGACCGCACCCGTTCGATCAACGCCTTGAACGCGTTGGTACGCAGCAACGACGTCGGTACCGATGCCCGCAAGAAGCTCACCCCCGCCCAGATCGAGGAGATCTCCCGGTGGCGTGAGCGTGAGGAAGAACTGGCTTTGAGCATCGCCCGGGCTGAAGCGATCCGTCTAACCAAGCACATCCTGAACCTGGAGGAGCAGCTGAAGTCCAATGAGAAACAATTGGACGAGCTGGTCAAGGTCAGCGAGGCAGCTCCCCTGCTCGAAGAGAAGGGCTTCAAGGCGGTGACCGCGGCGAAGTGCTTGGTGGCATGGTCGCATGAGGGACGGGTCCGTAGCGAAGCGGCTTTCGCCTGCCTGGCTGGCGTGAGTCCCATCCCGGCATCGTCGGGCAACACGGTGCGGCACCGGCTCAACCGGGGAGGCGATAGAAGGCTCAACAGCGCCTTACACATGGCTGCGATCACCAGAATGACCTATGACGCTGAAACCTGTGACTATGCCGAAAAGCGCCGCACTGAGGGCAAAACTGATAAAGAAATCCGACGCTGCATCAAGCGCTATTTGGCCCGACGTGTGTTCAGGATTCTGAATGCCACGGCTCAGGCGCAAAAGGTGCAGGAAGCGGCTTGA
- a CDS encoding alpha/beta fold hydrolase — protein sequence MSNPRQPYKSVVETVHLGDLPVSVRIAGSGTTVLLLHGFPHTKDVWREVEPYLVAGGCQVVAPDLRGTGDSGRTATGFDAQTLAMDQIRLLDALSLGAAHVVGFDLGAAPAFVLAAAHSSRVLSLTVIEAIIGGLSGAEPFLSSGGPWWFRFHQAPGGLAEDLLEGNEDRYVRFFLALGARSGMPEDLAQRFVDAYTGRDSLRAAFSHYRAMPANAQWNRAWSERGRLPMPVTAIGASTVKDSLARQLSRVADNFEGHLLPESGHIIPIDAPQDAARMVLATASRCFG from the coding sequence ATGAGCAACCCGAGACAGCCGTACAAATCGGTCGTCGAGACAGTGCATCTCGGTGATCTACCCGTTAGCGTGCGGATCGCAGGTAGCGGAACAACGGTCTTGTTGCTGCACGGCTTTCCTCACACGAAGGATGTCTGGCGAGAAGTGGAGCCATACCTGGTCGCGGGCGGATGCCAGGTAGTGGCCCCGGATCTTCGCGGCACCGGCGATTCGGGACGGACGGCGACCGGGTTTGATGCTCAAACCCTTGCGATGGACCAGATACGCCTTCTCGATGCATTGTCACTAGGGGCGGCTCACGTGGTCGGGTTCGATCTTGGCGCCGCGCCGGCGTTCGTACTCGCAGCGGCGCATTCCAGCCGCGTGCTGAGCCTGACTGTCATCGAGGCCATCATCGGCGGCCTTTCCGGCGCGGAACCTTTTCTAAGTTCGGGCGGGCCGTGGTGGTTCCGGTTCCATCAGGCACCGGGCGGTCTCGCCGAGGACCTCTTGGAGGGAAACGAGGACCGCTATGTTCGGTTCTTCCTTGCTCTGGGCGCGCGCTCCGGCATGCCCGAGGACCTCGCGCAGCGGTTCGTCGATGCATACACGGGCCGAGACAGTCTCCGCGCGGCGTTCAGTCACTATCGGGCCATGCCGGCGAATGCGCAATGGAACCGAGCCTGGTCAGAGCGTGGGAGGCTGCCCATGCCGGTAACGGCGATCGGCGCCTCGACAGTAAAGGACTCGCTGGCGCGGCAGCTCAGCCGAGTTGCGGACAATTTCGAAGGCCACCTGTTGCCTGAAAGTGGGCACATAATTCCGATCGACGCGCCACAGGACGCCGCGCGAATGGTGCTCGCCACCGCTAGCCGCTGCTTCGGCTAA
- a CDS encoding zinc-binding dehydrogenase, with protein sequence MDLLLNLAPIDPELFAAYVAKVRDGGRVVSTTAFMETPDDETRGVTAVTVFVLPNRERLAELVSLVDGGALTVEVTRRIPLAEVQALHAEAAAGRIAGKTIILP encoded by the coding sequence GTGGATCTCCTGCTGAATCTCGCGCCGATCGACCCGGAGCTATTCGCCGCCTACGTGGCTAAGGTCCGCGACGGTGGCCGCGTCGTGAGCACGACGGCGTTCATGGAGACGCCCGACGACGAGACTCGCGGCGTGACCGCGGTGACGGTGTTCGTGCTGCCGAACCGCGAACGACTCGCGGAGCTGGTGTCGCTCGTCGACGGCGGCGCACTTACCGTCGAGGTCACCCGCAGGATCCCGCTCGCCGAAGTGCAGGCCCTCCACGCCGAAGCAGCCGCCGGCCGCATCGCCGGCAAGACGATCATCCTGCCATAG